The Chryseobacterium suipulveris genome window below encodes:
- the asnB gene encoding asparagine synthase (glutamine-hydrolyzing): MCGIAGIITPNAKRYAEQLQKMTDAIIHRGPDSGHHEFYENVALGHRRLSIIDLSETGKQPMFSNTKNECTVLNGEIYGYQELKKKYSDYPYHGTSDTEVILAMYQKNGKALLNELPGMFAFAIWDEEKQQLFCGRDRFGEKPFFYATGKNGEFIFASEIKAILATGLVEPKINNEALYHFLQYGYVSANQSIYSNIFTLPPAHLLTYFNGKIEVERYYSIPKNDIQVSLSEAKEEFTSLLKKAVEKQLVADVEVGSFLSGGLDSSTIVAMVNEFKPKQTTISFGYSGEHSELKFAEEIAQKYQTNHIEIHENRGDIASELLKISPYFDEPFADMSYVPQYKICEAAARHLKVVLAGDVGDELFGGYHFYTVENQLKNHFSYNNALVKFGLKQFGKFRQTSYLTKENIAHQNILDFHQNRVRNFFNSKEISELGIHSKYHQEYSFTANPHSLNDIMRTDLEKYVPGNMLVKSDRMAMANSLEVRTPFLDKDFAEFCIQLPENLKLDSANDKIILREAMQNYWTETIRKRHKQGFGSSVEKWFEEESMMKLSDDLLKDKTSEVFNFIDFEAAQQSLNKDKKHWNLLQLGLWAENSKSK; the protein is encoded by the coding sequence ATGTGCGGAATCGCAGGAATCATAACACCCAACGCAAAAAGATATGCTGAGCAGCTTCAGAAGATGACCGACGCCATAATTCACCGCGGTCCGGATTCGGGGCATCATGAATTTTATGAGAATGTCGCGCTCGGTCATCGCCGGCTTTCGATAATCGACCTGTCCGAAACCGGAAAACAGCCGATGTTCTCGAACACCAAAAATGAATGTACTGTTCTGAATGGTGAAATATACGGTTATCAGGAACTAAAGAAAAAGTACTCAGATTATCCATATCACGGGACTTCCGACACCGAAGTCATTCTCGCCATGTATCAGAAAAACGGAAAAGCGTTGCTGAACGAACTTCCGGGAATGTTTGCTTTCGCAATTTGGGACGAGGAAAAACAGCAACTCTTCTGTGGAAGAGACCGCTTTGGCGAAAAACCCTTTTTCTACGCTACCGGAAAAAACGGTGAATTTATTTTTGCATCCGAGATTAAAGCAATTTTGGCGACCGGTTTGGTGGAACCGAAAATCAATAACGAGGCGCTTTACCATTTCCTACAATACGGTTATGTGAGTGCTAATCAAAGTATTTATTCCAACATTTTCACACTTCCTCCCGCTCATTTGCTCACGTATTTCAATGGGAAAATTGAAGTAGAAAGATATTACTCGATCCCGAAAAACGATATTCAGGTTTCACTTTCCGAAGCGAAGGAGGAATTTACTTCGTTGTTAAAAAAGGCAGTTGAAAAACAGTTGGTTGCAGATGTGGAAGTCGGAAGTTTCCTGAGCGGCGGATTGGATTCTTCCACGATTGTCGCAATGGTGAACGAGTTCAAGCCCAAACAAACCACCATCAGTTTCGGGTATTCGGGAGAACACAGCGAATTGAAATTTGCAGAAGAAATTGCCCAGAAATACCAAACCAACCATATCGAAATCCATGAAAACCGTGGAGATATCGCAAGTGAACTTTTGAAGATTTCGCCCTATTTTGACGAGCCGTTCGCAGATATGAGCTACGTTCCGCAATACAAAATCTGCGAAGCGGCAGCAAGACATCTGAAAGTTGTTTTGGCAGGAGATGTTGGAGACGAACTTTTCGGCGGCTATCACTTTTACACTGTTGAAAATCAGCTAAAAAACCATTTTAGCTACAATAATGCCCTGGTTAAGTTTGGGTTAAAGCAATTCGGGAAATTTCGGCAGACTTCTTATCTAACAAAGGAAAATATTGCCCACCAGAATATTTTGGATTTCCACCAGAACAGAGTCAGAAACTTTTTTAATTCTAAGGAAATTTCAGAGCTGGGAATCCACTCCAAATATCATCAGGAATATAGCTTCACAGCAAACCCACATTCGCTGAACGATATTATGCGAACCGATCTCGAAAAATATGTTCCCGGAAACATGCTCGTGAAATCCGACCGCATGGCGATGGCGAATTCGCTGGAAGTGAGAACTCCATTTTTAGATAAAGATTTCGCGGAATTCTGCATCCAACTTCCTGAAAATCTGAAACTTGATTCAGCCAACGATAAAATCATTCTTCGTGAAGCCATGCAAAACTACTGGACGGAAACCATCAGAAAACGCCACAAACAGGGATTCGGATCTTCCGTAGAAAAATGGTTTGAGGAAGAAAGTATGATGAAATTATCCGACGACCTGTTGAAAGACAAAACATCCGAAGTTTTTAACTTCATCGATTTCGAGGCGGCACAACAGTCATTAAACAAAGACAAAAAACACTGGAACCTGCTTCAGTTAGGACTTTGGGCAGAGAACTCCAAATCAAAATAA
- a CDS encoding glycosyltransferase family 2 protein, with amino-acid sequence MKISVIIPVYNAEKYVTQAVESALQFDEVAEVILIEDKSPDNALEVCEKLAKTHDLRVKLLQHPDKGNHGAGESRNLGMRNATCEFIAFLDADDFFLPNRFDAEKEIFKKPEVDGVYGAIGVHYHSEKAKEQFYHIYQEKLTTVYQPHPPKDVFPGLIGLRGSFGLFSVDGLTIRKSALEKMDALMKTDLKLHQDTDFLMRLAFYANLYPGILDKPVAVRGVHESNRISQVDSGKIKPASTRVLLWNHLKNWAEKEPNMPKDELLHITRMHRSFEIANSSFLRKWGMILKYLATDFRSIRSGLYNINFRKNLFS; translated from the coding sequence ATGAAAATCTCCGTCATCATTCCTGTTTACAATGCCGAAAAATACGTTACACAAGCGGTGGAATCTGCTTTGCAGTTCGACGAAGTCGCTGAAGTGATTTTGATAGAGGATAAATCTCCCGACAATGCTTTGGAGGTTTGCGAAAAGCTTGCAAAAACCCACGATTTGCGGGTCAAACTTTTACAGCATCCCGACAAAGGAAATCACGGAGCGGGTGAAAGCAGGAATTTGGGAATGAGAAACGCCACTTGCGAATTCATTGCCTTTCTGGATGCGGATGATTTTTTTCTTCCCAACCGTTTCGATGCAGAAAAGGAGATTTTTAAGAAACCTGAAGTTGACGGGGTTTACGGTGCAATCGGGGTTCATTATCATTCCGAAAAAGCAAAGGAACAGTTTTACCACATTTATCAGGAAAAACTGACAACTGTTTATCAACCACATCCACCAAAAGATGTTTTTCCCGGACTGATCGGACTGCGCGGAAGTTTCGGTTTGTTCAGCGTAGATGGTTTAACCATCAGAAAATCTGCATTAGAAAAAATGGATGCGTTGATGAAGACCGACCTTAAACTCCATCAGGACACGGATTTTTTGATGCGGCTTGCTTTTTATGCTAATCTTTATCCGGGAATTCTCGACAAGCCGGTCGCAGTTCGCGGTGTACACGAAAGCAACAGGATTTCGCAGGTAGATTCGGGAAAGATCAAACCTGCATCAACAAGAGTTCTTCTGTGGAACCACCTGAAAAACTGGGCAGAAAAAGAACCGAATATGCCAAAAGACGAACTGCTCCACATTACCCGAATGCACCGCAGCTTCGAGATTGCCAACTCTTCTTTCCTAAGAAAATGGGGAATGATTTTGAAATATTTAGCGACTGATTTCAGGAGTATCAGGAGCGGGCTGTATAATATTAACTTTCGGAAAAATTTATTTTCGTAG
- a CDS encoding glycosyltransferase family 2 protein gives MKISVIIPVYNAAAFLRKAVESVVQIEEVQEILLIEDCSTDHSLELCKTLATEYPKVKLFQHPDKGNHGAGATRNLGLEKATQEFIAFLDADDYYLPNRFEAEKELFKDPKIEGVFNAIGTEFLSEKGKEEFKEKFKDTDLTTVKKHAEGKEVFYGLLGLTNDFGTFFHLNGLTVRTESIRKNNLEFNENLRVHQDSDFIIKLSYHCNLKSGNIEKAVAIRGVHDDNRITKIKLYSEKYNQRQFLLWNSISEWSKNRDIKKEFREHIFLKKKSFELSLKKGFGKYLDLLFSSLRKPKILKTRYRFTYLKR, from the coding sequence ATGAAAATATCCGTAATCATCCCTGTTTACAATGCAGCAGCTTTTCTAAGAAAAGCAGTGGAATCCGTGGTTCAAATTGAAGAAGTTCAGGAAATACTCCTTATCGAGGATTGTTCTACCGATCATTCTCTGGAACTCTGCAAGACATTGGCAACGGAATATCCCAAAGTAAAACTCTTCCAACATCCAGACAAAGGAAATCACGGAGCGGGAGCAACGAGAAATTTAGGTTTAGAAAAAGCTACACAGGAATTTATCGCCTTTTTGGATGCCGACGATTATTATCTCCCGAACCGTTTTGAGGCCGAAAAAGAGCTCTTCAAGGATCCAAAAATAGAAGGCGTTTTCAACGCAATTGGAACAGAGTTTCTTTCAGAAAAAGGCAAAGAAGAGTTTAAGGAAAAATTCAAGGACACCGATCTTACTACCGTAAAAAAACATGCGGAAGGAAAAGAGGTTTTCTATGGTTTGCTTGGTTTGACTAATGATTTCGGAACTTTTTTTCACCTTAATGGTTTAACGGTGCGAACGGAGAGCATTAGAAAGAATAATTTAGAATTTAATGAAAATCTTCGTGTTCATCAGGATTCGGATTTCATCATTAAATTGTCTTATCACTGTAATTTAAAGTCGGGAAACATCGAGAAAGCCGTCGCAATTCGTGGAGTCCATGATGATAACCGTATCACGAAAATCAAACTCTATTCAGAGAAATACAACCAGCGTCAATTCCTACTCTGGAATTCGATTAGTGAGTGGTCAAAGAACAGGGACATCAAAAAGGAATTTCGTGAACATATATTTCTAAAGAAAAAATCATTTGAACTATCTTTGAAAAAGGGTTTCGGAAAATATTTGGACTTACTTTTTTCCTCTTTAAGAAAACCGAAAATCTTGAAAACAAGATACCGGTTTACTTATTTGAAGCGGTAA